The Manihot esculenta cultivar AM560-2 chromosome 11, M.esculenta_v8, whole genome shotgun sequence genome includes a region encoding these proteins:
- the LOC110614290 gene encoding uncharacterized protein LOC110614290 isoform X1, whose product MLTQPSQAAAQPHQSISLNPSFIPFSTFCNLLSRTRFPPNPYSLSRIPIPPPGLSFSFTSIVNLFLVDLRPPTVDHQPLSRRFGEFRRRPWTDLYQLLKASLNESDAFAFFKADEPGDYITYPAFCEGLRLAARMQSVKWCCELKWKDRLIML is encoded by the exons ATGTTAACCCAACCCAGCCAGGCAGCAGCCCAACCCCATCAATCGATTTCGCTGAACCCTTCATTCATCCCGTTCTCTACATTCTGCAATCTCCTCTCCCGAACCCGATTCCCCCCGAACCCCTATTCTCTCTCTCGAATCCCGATTCCTCCCCCTggcctctctttctctttcacgTCGATCGTCAATCTTTTTCTCGTCGACCTCCGACCGCCGACCGTCGACCATCAACCTCTTTCCCGTCGATTTGGTGAGTTTCGCCGCCGACCGTGGACTGATTTG TATCAACTTCTGAAAGCTTCGCTGAATGAAAGTGATGCATTTGCATTTTTTAAGGCTGATGAGCCTGGTGATTATATAACATATCCGGCTTTCTGTGAAGGACTACGCCTG GCTGCCAGAATGCAAAGCGTCAAATGGTGCTGTGAGCTAAAGTGGAAGGATAGACTTATCATGTTGTAA
- the LOC110614290 gene encoding uncharacterized protein LOC110614290 isoform X2 — MLTQPSQAAAQPHQSISLNPSFIPFSTFCNLLSRTRFPPNPYSLSRIPIPPPGLSFSFTSIVNLFLVDLRPPTVDHQPLSRRFGEFRRRPWTDLYQLLKASLNESDAFAFFKADEPGDYITYPAFCEGLRLEKEPGY; from the exons ATGTTAACCCAACCCAGCCAGGCAGCAGCCCAACCCCATCAATCGATTTCGCTGAACCCTTCATTCATCCCGTTCTCTACATTCTGCAATCTCCTCTCCCGAACCCGATTCCCCCCGAACCCCTATTCTCTCTCTCGAATCCCGATTCCTCCCCCTggcctctctttctctttcacgTCGATCGTCAATCTTTTTCTCGTCGACCTCCGACCGCCGACCGTCGACCATCAACCTCTTTCCCGTCGATTTGGTGAGTTTCGCCGCCGACCGTGGACTGATTTG TATCAACTTCTGAAAGCTTCGCTGAATGAAAGTGATGCATTTGCATTTTTTAAGGCTGATGAGCCTGGTGATTATATAACATATCCGGCTTTCTGTGAAGGACTACGCCTG GAAAAGGAGCCAGGATATTGA